One Stratiformator vulcanicus genomic window, GTTGACGATTGCGACGGGGACTCCAGCGTCAGCCATGATCGAGATCAGGTTGGGCCACAGTTCCAATTCGGAGAGAATCAAAGCCGAGGGCCTGATCCGCAGCATCGCTTCATTAACCGCCCAAGAGAAATCGAGCGGGCAGAAGCAGACGGTATCATCGGGGAACTTCTCGACCGCGACGTCGCGACCGGTCGAGGTCGTCGTGGTGATCACAAATTCGACGTTGGGCCGCTCGCGCCGCAATCGCTCGACCAAGTCGGGCAGTAGCAACACTTCCCCCACGCTCACAGCGTGTATCCACAAGCAAGGCCGCTCACCCGATCGTACGGGAACACGGCCAAAGAGCTTTTCGCCCCAGCCGACGCGGTATTTCCCCTGCCGCACGGCGCGATACGCCAGCATCGGCGAGACAGCCAATAGGAGCGCCAAGTAAGCGAGATTAAATAGATAAGGCATCCTTGCCTCTTTTCGTCACACAAGCCCGACGCGCAAGCGAGGGACCTTGCTCTAGAGCTTCAATGTTTGATTGAAAGTCCTTGAGCGAAATCCCTTGCTTGCGCTGCGGGCTTGTTTACTTTTTCACGCAGCCCCGTGGCATTTCTTGTATTTCTTCCCGCTGCCGCAGGGGCATGGGTCGTTGCGGCCGACTTTTTCCATGCGATTGACGATCGGGTCAACCGTTTTGACTTCCTGTCCCGGCTCGAGCTGGCTGCCGCCCGATTCGGTGTATTGCTGTTGCGGCTGAGGTTCGGGGGCTGCCTCTTCAGCGTTCGCGTGAGAGACCTCCGTGATCTGCCAGAGATTGCCGACGAACTCCCGGCTTTCTTTTTCGAGCCGGAAGATGAAGCCGGTGACCTGTTCGTCGATCCGCTCCCACATCGCCTGAAAGGCCCGCCGACCTTCACGTTTGTATTCGACCTTCGGGTCTTTTTGGGCATAGCCGACCAGTCCGATGCCGGAGCGAACGTGGTCCATGTGATACAGGTGATCTTTCCACGCCGTATCGACCAGTTCCAACAGCAGTGACCGCTCCGCGTGGGCGAGTTCAGGGCGGTAGTACGCCTGATACTGCATCAGCAGCCGCTGGCGAGCGGCGTCTTTCGGCAGTGCGGCGACATCTTCGGGAGTGAGCGTCGCGTGAAATTCCTCGTTCGCCCAAGTGATGAGCTCACCCATTTGATCGGTCTTCGGCGTGTGCCCGTTGCCTTCATGCCCGCCGTAGGCGTCTTCCAGGAGCGAATCGATCCGTTCGCTGACCTCGCCGTTGGCGTAGAACTGTCGGCTGGCGTCCTGCAGCAAATTCTGTAACTGGTCGCGGCTTTTACCCTTAACCTGCTCGGCGTTGAACGACGCCTTGAAGCGGCCGTTGGCCCAGCGGACGAGTCCGTCGCGGTCGGACTGCTGTGACTGGGCGCTCTCCGGCACGAATCGCGTCATGCCGACGGCGACTGGGAACTGGACTTCTTTGTCGTGATACATCTCCCGCAACTTTGTGCGGACCGACTCGACGGCCTGTTCGGGCGAAAGTTCTTCGAACGACTTCGGATCCAACTGCATCGTGAAGTGCTGCGCGAGCCAGCCGCATAACTGCTGCTCGTTGAAGTCGGGCACCAGGAACTGCTGGAGGACTGAAAAGTCGTACCGCTCAATCGCCTGTGAGGAACGCTCGCGGAGGTAGCCGTGAATGTCGTCGCGGCCGACCTTCTTCAATTCACGATCGTTCGTATTGAGGCCGAAATGCACGTTGGCCCACTTTGAAAGGGCGAGCCAGTTCCAATCACGTTCTTCTTCCTCTTCGGGCAAATTCTCTTCGATCTGCTCGCCGATGTACTCGTCCGCCTGCGCGTTGCATTCGTCTTTCAGGAAGGTGACGAGTTCCTCGTACTCCAGCTCCTTGACCTGCTCCGATTCAAGGTCGAGGCGGTACTGCTGCGAGGCGAACGCGGCGAGCGACTCCCAGCGATAGCGCGGATTGAGGAAGTGCGGCACCAACTTCTCGACCTGCCGATCGATCATCTCGAGGATGATTTCGCGGCAATCGGCTCCGTCGAGGATTTTCTGGCGGAACGTATAGACCTGCTTGCGCTGGTCGTCCATCACCTCATCGTATTCGAGCAGGTGCTTCCGCTGGTCGAAGTGGCGTTCTTCGACTTTCTTCTGGGCCCCTTCAATTCGCCGCGTGACCATCCCGCTGATGATCGGCTCACCGTCCTGCAGACCGGCCCAACTGAGCACGCCCTGCACCCATTCTCCGGCGAACAGCCGCAGCAACTTGTCCTCGAGCGAGACGATAAACACGCTCGAGCCCGGGTCGCCCTGACGCCCGGCCCGCCCGCGAAGCTGATTGTCGATCCGGCGAGAGTCGTGCCGCTCGGTCCCGATGACGTGTAGACCTCCGAGGTCGGCGACCTGTCGGCCCTCTTTCTTCATCCCCTCGCGCTCGGCGATTTGCGCAGTCAGGTCGTCCCATTCCTGCTTGCTGACGTCGAGCCGGGTCTCGTACGTCTGCCGCAGTTCTTCCCAAGCCAGGTACTCGGGGTTACCCCCGAGAATGATGTCGGTACCGCGACCCGCCATGTTCGTGGCGATCGTGACGGCTGCCTTGCGGCCGGCCTGCGCAATCAACTCGGCTTCTTTTTCCTGCTGCTTGGCGTTCAGGACATTGTGCTTGATGCCCTTCTTGTTCAGCTTGCGGCTGACCAGTTCGCTCGACTCGATGCTCGTGGTACCAACGAGGACCGGGCGGCCTTTCTTGTGCTCTTCAATCGCGTCTTCGGCGACGGCGGCCCACTTTTCTTTTTCGGTCCGGAAAATCACATCCGGCATGTTGTTCCGCTGACTGGGCCGGTTCGTCGGGACGTTAATGACGTCGAGCTTGTAGATCTTCCAGAACTCGTCCGACTCGGTCATCGCCGTACCGGTCATGCCCGACAGCTTGTCGTACAGCTTGAAGAAGTTCTGCAACGTGATCGTGGCGAGCGTCTGGTTCTCCGGCTTGACCCGGACCCCTTCCTTCGCCTCGACCGCCTGGTGCAGGCCGTCGGACCACTGCCGGCCTTCCATCTTCCGACCGGTGTGCTCATCCACGATGATGATCTCATCGTGTTCGACGACGTATTCGACGTCCTTGCGGTACAGGTAATGGGCCTTGAGCGAGTTATCGATCAGGTGCGGCCATTCCATATTGCCCGCGGTGTAGAACGATTCGACGCCGGTCAGTTCTTCGGCCCGGCGGACCCCCGACTCGGTCAGGTGGCAGGTCCGCTCTTTCTCTTTGACCTCGAAGTCCTCATCCCGCTTGAGCTGCCGGGCGATGCGATCGGCCTTGGAATACTTCGTGATGTCATCGTGAGCCGGGCCCGAGATGATCAGCGGCGTCCGCGCCTCGTCGATCAGAATGTTGTCGATTTCGTCGACGATCGCGTAGGTCAGCGGCCCCTGAACTTGCAGTTCCTTCCGCGGCTTCATGTTGTCGCGGAGGTAATCGAAACCGAACTCGTTATTCGTTCCGTACGTGATGTCGCAGGCGTAGGCCCGCTGCCGCTCCTGCGCGTTCATCGGCGACTGGATCGCGTCGACCGTCATTCCCAGCCCGAGGAAGATCGGCCCCATCCACTCCATATCGCGTCGGGCAAGGTAATCGTTGACCGTCACCACGTGGACGTGCCCGGCCAGACCGTTGAGGAATGCCGGCGCGGTCGCGACGAGCGTCTTCCCTTCCCCGGTCGTCATTTCGGCGATCATGCCGCGGTGCAGGATGACGCCGCCGACCATCTGCACGTCGTACTGACGCATTCTCAGGTTGCGCCATGCCGATTCGCGGACG contains:
- the secA gene encoding preprotein translocase subunit SecA; its protein translation is MEALDRVGDYLNAFTGKVERGITKMFGSSNEHRVRNLGFVRDPKTGKDKITPGSLVDQINGLEESVKQLSDEELLRTTADFRERLANGETLDDLLPEAFARVRESAWRNLRMRQYDVQMVGGVILHRGMIAEMTTGEGKTLVATAPAFLNGLAGHVHVVTVNDYLARRDMEWMGPIFLGLGMTVDAIQSPMNAQERQRAYACDITYGTNNEFGFDYLRDNMKPRKELQVQGPLTYAIVDEIDNILIDEARTPLIISGPAHDDITKYSKADRIARQLKRDEDFEVKEKERTCHLTESGVRRAEELTGVESFYTAGNMEWPHLIDNSLKAHYLYRKDVEYVVEHDEIIIVDEHTGRKMEGRQWSDGLHQAVEAKEGVRVKPENQTLATITLQNFFKLYDKLSGMTGTAMTESDEFWKIYKLDVINVPTNRPSQRNNMPDVIFRTEKEKWAAVAEDAIEEHKKGRPVLVGTTSIESSELVSRKLNKKGIKHNVLNAKQQEKEAELIAQAGRKAAVTIATNMAGRGTDIILGGNPEYLAWEELRQTYETRLDVSKQEWDDLTAQIAEREGMKKEGRQVADLGGLHVIGTERHDSRRIDNQLRGRAGRQGDPGSSVFIVSLEDKLLRLFAGEWVQGVLSWAGLQDGEPIISGMVTRRIEGAQKKVEERHFDQRKHLLEYDEVMDDQRKQVYTFRQKILDGADCREIILEMIDRQVEKLVPHFLNPRYRWESLAAFASQQYRLDLESEQVKELEYEELVTFLKDECNAQADEYIGEQIEENLPEEEEERDWNWLALSKWANVHFGLNTNDRELKKVGRDDIHGYLRERSSQAIERYDFSVLQQFLVPDFNEQQLCGWLAQHFTMQLDPKSFEELSPEQAVESVRTKLREMYHDKEVQFPVAVGMTRFVPESAQSQQSDRDGLVRWANGRFKASFNAEQVKGKSRDQLQNLLQDASRQFYANGEVSERIDSLLEDAYGGHEGNGHTPKTDQMGELITWANEEFHATLTPEDVAALPKDAARQRLLMQYQAYYRPELAHAERSLLLELVDTAWKDHLYHMDHVRSGIGLVGYAQKDPKVEYKREGRRAFQAMWERIDEQVTGFIFRLEKESREFVGNLWQITEVSHANAEEAAPEPQPQQQYTESGGSQLEPGQEVKTVDPIVNRMEKVGRNDPCPCGSGKKYKKCHGAA